In Lytechinus variegatus isolate NC3 chromosome 6, Lvar_3.0, whole genome shotgun sequence, the DNA window TCGAATGAACCTTTGCCGATGGTGTTTGTTTTATGTATACGTATGgtagtctacccccccccaaaaaaaaaaaacaagcatacaaacaaacataacaacGACGCATTAATTTTATTGACCGAATATCGAGAAATATAAAAGACAAAGATATCatgtgttatacatgtaatgatCACTGggtattatacagtgcgtatcaaaaaactttttatcatttaaagtgggtttacatttcatttttcatgtaatgcttgtttctctacactttttccaagcgtggcaatgattaacaatgaaaatcaagcccaagccatttcatgtaaatcacagctcagtgtaaagcaaatatcgtcacgttGGCCTAGGTGTGTTTaaaagtggggtggggcgcaatgcaatcttcaaagtatttttgggcAAGAAAACAGGTGAATAAGGTAacagatatcttcaaatcaattttaccagCTAAATTCCATTTgttgttcttcatgattaaaatcTCCTTATTCTCATAACTGTTTCAAAGTTCTGCACAAATCACTTTTCGCtaaattttcaaaagtgaacagtgctcactcaagcggaaatatttttcgacagttatctCATCATGTGCTTCAATGGATATGTACCAATGCTAAattgtggaaaaatcttcaggatattacgaatttataattttacagaattttttctaagtgtaaacttttttttatatacgcactgtacaaactaagaaataaaggttcaaaattaaaccccgaaaggttgatgcaaaatcagcaccccatgggttcaaaaattgaaccccttatttggggttcaaaaactGAACCCttcggttggggttcatttttgcaccctgcgggttcaaaactgcatcCCTAGGGGTGCAATTTAAATTTTGgggtgcaattttgaacccgctgggtgcaaaaatgaaccccaaccgcagggttcaatttttgaaccccaaatcaggtgTTCAATATTTGAACCAATAGGGTGCTGATTTCGCATCAActtttcggggttcaattttgaacctttatttcctAGTGTGTATAACAAATTATCACGCTAATTCTTGAATCCCGACCTACTTAGCTCTTAGTAAGAGTCACATCACAGCCTATAAATACGATTATTtgcaatcataattatcatttttcacagaaatatagacgtaccccccccccccgtcggcGGCGACAAAGGGGGAGGagaaaatgtaataacttttttttgcttgtcaaattctaATAGATTCCTAATAATGGGTACCTTTTCAGCCAAAATGACCCGTAAATATGGGTATGGGTATTAAACCTTCAGCCGCACACCCCCGTCCAAACCAATTCTAAGTACCCCCTCCCGGAGCCGGGGGGCATACCGGATACGCTGTACATTCGCCTTAATTTCGGTATCGAATTGAGCAAAAATGCAAATCATTAGTTTCTCCTGAGCTTCTGTTCCAAATGTTTATGTATGTAACTATATATATCCTCCTACAACAATTTTCCGAATTAAAGAATAATATGAAAGAACCCCtttgtaattttcattcaaGTACTTTTTCTCTCCAGTCCCGTGTGTGCAAATTTAATAATGGTTTGAAATCTtggaaaatctgtaaaaaaaattgtcaatttgaAAGCCCCTGAACATGTATGACGCTAGATTATAGATaaattaacattaaaaaattaaaattttcagttcaatatttttctgattttaccTAAATCTGTTCAAAacatgttatttatttatttatttattctcgaatatttatacagagtggcctgatcagcattaaaatacatacaatgcacgaaaaacatagtaacaggacattatgagatacagaaaaagggaataaataCAAGGTAAAAATACGAAAATGTGTTACGAGTTACAGGTGGCAagatacatgataaaaatatgcaaaatattaacattaaaagctGGTCTACCTCAGGGCTCTGTGATTATATATAAGCatttaaaaagatgaaagaTCGTTAAAACACAAGGCAATGTATTATACAGTACTAATAAATTTActtttggaattaaaaaaacaaaaaaaaacaagcagaaGACATATTGcatcatttgattattttatcaCTTATATACATCAagataaaaagacaaaaaaaacaaaacaaataaaacacaaCACGTTTCAATGTCTAGATAATAAGTGTTAATAACATAAAGACAAGAAATGAGCAGCAATCGATACCAAATGTACTATAGGAACGGCACGGACAATAGAATAGTGTATGATAAGTGTATtgtataatgattaaaatgaacgATATGATTTgtctatatgtgtttaagtTGGAATTTAAAGGAATGAACAGATCTTGAAAATCTTATATGTTCAGGCAGTTTATTCCAAATCATCTGGAGTATACCCTAGCATGGTTCATTTCCATTAGTGCAATGCCGATTCGTCCAATCGCTAttactcgtctactatcatttggttaACCATTATATTGTCCAATGTCTGCATGGTCTGGCTGATTGccattcgtccactcaccatttcgtctaataaccaatgggtccaatagccattcagtccatatatcatttggtctaattggactatcACTGCTAATTtggtgaaatgaataaaaacaaaatgggtattagaccatataagacgaaatggttatagattgaatgaaaatttatggttggttgatggacggaatggcatggCATGAGACTAAATGGTACATAGACCATAAACTGTAacaactgtggtgttaaaactgacaccaattagtgttaataTGGGACCAcacactgaggtgttaaaataacaccctagagattgaacacaacaccaaagagtgtaaatgtaacaaccataggtgttgtatataacacatataggtgtaaaactaacaccaccaatttaacaccggtgtaaaatccTCTATGCACagcggttaacaccacagtttttgctgtgtatgagTGGGCGAGTAAGGTTCAAGATTCAAGGTTCATTCACGTGCACTGCATTTCAGTGGCATTCCACATTTTGGAACATCGACAACTCAACACAAACAATGATATTATAACACCCAAATTATCATAGATATAAGCATAaatttatacataatataaCAATAGAAAAACAAGTACTAGAAAGTATATTGAAATTGGTTCAAAAGtaatgacaaagaaagaaaactgaGAGATGTGGATATGAGGGATCCAAAAGTAATCAACGTAAAGCTTGTTGGTGAAGGGCCCAATCAATGGATATGCAGTGAGAGTCCgaataaaatatgatatgacAAGAAAGGTTAGGGGAATAAAATAAAGAGTTAAcgaaaaagtaaacaaaaaagggGCTTCACGAATAATGGGTCAAGTATAAAGGCATATGGAGCTAATTATAGCTCCATCATGGTTAAAGCAGTAAATTTGAATTAGAACCTGAAAGCTAGAGCATGCAAATACTTTCTAAGAGTAATACGAAAATAATCTAAATTAATGTAAATCAGGGAGAAATGAGCGGAAGGAatgacaagggggggggggtacttaaGTAAAAGTAGCTATAGGTGCACCATGTAATAGATCTGGACCGTCCGATGAAATATCCCCTCGCCGGGGCATAAATTCCGATTTCCGAGGATATATGTAAACGATAACAAAGGAGCAGCAATAAGTAGATAAAACCTTAAATTTAAATAAGGATAAACCAGTAAAGCGAATATAATGGATATTCAATAGACGAATTAGCAGTTTACCGAAGGTGAATTGtaccgatgggggggggggtaaggttTATATTTTGCCTCAAATTAATAGCCCTGCAAAGATCGATTCGTTTCGCTCGCACGCACATATACACAATCGGTCAATAATACCGACTAAGTACCACGGCGGTGCGTTGGCTTATATTacagggaagtgggagttggATCAGATTTCAGTGCGATTTGCTCTGTAATTTTGTGGGTTGAGTGGTTATTTCTGCTCTGGTGaattataatatacatgtttatgtacatgtatagagagATTTCATCCATTTGTGTGCTATGCCTTCCACGTAGTATCTACCCCCGTATCTACCATATATCGGCACAAGTAGGTCAGACATCACTTAAAAACGTGTAGATGGGACTAGAAGCTGCAGGGTGATGCAGAGATCGTCTGTACTCTAAACATATCTCACTGCGTGTTATTCGACGGTACGTATATCCTTATACCGAGTTAATGTAACGAACACGTTCGTCTATAAAGTGCCTGGATGTATAATAATTTGCTCCTTACAAATTTTTTTACATCTATTATTTAGATCGGGTTGTTTTGTGTAACATTAAGGCATTCTTCAAACGatcgctatatatatatataaatgaggTAAAGTGGTAATGCGTTGTAATTAGTtccatcattttattttgaagtccAAATCTTCGACGTTAAACACACGTCTTCAGGGATACAAAAGCTCACATGATATAcacataaattatatttttttggcATATAGGCCTACGACTTCATCAAACTGACTTTTGAAAAAGTTTAATGTTTTCAGTGTCTGTATTTGAATGGCTTTAATACCTATTTGGTCTGACAATGCTGCTAGCATTTTGTCTCCATATTTATAGTGTAAAAttatatgttttcattttcaactaggtctatatatctCCGAATTTCTGTTTTCCCAGTTTGGGTATTCAGGTCACGATGGGGTCACAATCTAGTCTTCCTGAGGTCGACCTGTCTGATAAAACGATCGTTGTAACAGGAGCCAATACAGGTAATatgataattatcataatatgcacacacacacatatataatatataaatatatatatatatgtattaaaaTTGAGGTCAagagtattattattaatatgattcatttatttaatcatcgattttgttttttatttattcattagtttttttatttttattatgatcgttattactattattatcattattatatatatatatatatatatatatatatatatatatatatatttaatgccCTCCTATGTACAAATGTTAATTCGTGAAAATTTAAATGTCGGAATATTGCCTCATAGTCAAATCTGacaaggaaataaatgaaaaattctataattcacacaataatgaataaataaatattgagtgGAAGACATCAATGACACTGGTTACCGACTCGCtcatttgcaaataattgttttgtgtaCAACTGTTCTATGAAAAAATAAGTGAATATTTGAGTTGTCATAACTTCCCTATATTTTCTTCCCACTACGATATAATTcacagtgttttgcttgtttgattgttttcatttattggaCGTGTCCTTCAATTTTGTAGCAGATACATGCATTTATATCATATCAGCAGGTTATTTATCCCTTTAATTGTGTTTTATCAGGAATCGGATATGAAACAGCAAAGTCGCTTGCACAGGTGGGTGCTAAGGTCATTCTAGCATGCCGATCTGAACCTAAGGCACAGGAGGTGAGGAGGAATAAATGGTTTCCTGAGAAGtactatatttcatatttcgaaTGAAACTgagaattgatttgaaattttaaacatgcTAAGAATAAAACTTGGCAACGCTTTCAGCAGCTGTGTCATATATCTCTTTTCTACATAGGTGAGGAAAGATTGTAAATGTTTTCCTTCAACGCCCTAACCTACcccaacaaagaaaaaaaatcaattaattaattaattaagtAAATAAGATATTTGAATATGTATAGCCCTTTGCATCGCAATTACAAAAGTATATTCTGCAAAACCTACATTTGAAATCAGTCTGCACaggttttgtttttatcaactCATTTCTTGTGTGTGTTTTATTGGTGAATAAAGTCAATCTCAaattaatcacaatatttacagttGATCCATTCTTttaaacaatcataattataaaagtaCCAACAATATAATCGATTAATTTAAACATGGTAGGATGACAGAATGCTAAGAAAAGCccttacaaaataaattttgtcaaTATTGACGTTGTAACATTATTCCTGCCGTGTATCAATCTTAAAATTGGGGAATAGCTGAAAATACATAGTCTCAGTTCTTATACCTTCCATGTTAAAACAATCTGAGTAATAAatcatctttatcatgtttcataaattttataattttttgaacGATTACCAGATATTTTGGTTTTTTTGATCttatataaaaagaattatACTATTCATATTTAAAGGCATAATTTTTCGAAAATGTCTATTTTCAGGCTATCGAACGAATGAAAAAAGAACATACTGAGGAGAAAGCAGATCCTAACaagcagaaaataaaaataaaggtaaGATATCtgtaaatttgaaaaaggtCTCTTTGTATCTTTActtatttttggtgaaaataatgaaacatatatcAACACATATACTTTACTTTAAGTAATATTGCGTTATAGTTGTTGGGTAAAATGTGCTTTATGTCATCTAAGAATGAACGTGCTCTTTGTTACCCTCAAAACATCCGTGTGCACTTTTAACCAAAAATAGGACAAAATATTGCCTAAGATTTGAATATGGCCTACTATCATGTAAGTTTCCCTAGAAGTCGAagtatatgatttatttatttatttatttatttcattatttatttattctttccaTTGGCATATGCATCAAATGATCTCATACAGCGACAAATGTCACCCGTGATATCATTCCACCGATCTAAAATAATACATTAGGTAACTAATCATACGCATTTATATAAGACATTTTTGTGAAACAATTtataattacacattttcttttttttcctgtagaTGTTATTTTTAATGGTCTAAGCAGTATGAAAAACAATGgatcaaatcatcttttttattcGACTTTCTGTCCTTCTTTAactcaatgattttttttacgattTGAATTTCtcgaaattctaggtcgatgaTCTCAGCGTAGAGTTCATGGCTCTTGACCTTGGGTCACTGCAAAGCACAATGGCATTCATAGAAGCCTACAAGAATACAGGGCGCCCTCTCCATGTTCTTATTTGCAACGCAGGTATTATGTGGGGACCAGAAGGTAAGTAAAcgaatatatgtatacatatgtatatatatatacatcaggaatgcaaaacaaattcacgagtgATGCAGTTTTATCAATGCCAacaattcttttattcactCTCCAAATTTTTGGTAGACCTCTACCTTCTTCAGGGAAGATTCGTGAAAATTTGGAGAGTGaataaaagaacttaattgttggcattgcaaaactgcattactcgtgaatttgtttcgcattcctgatatatatacatgtatatatactcGTTATCCTTGTGCGCACTCAAATCTTTGCAATGCATTTGCCAAGCTTGCAACATTATCTCGCGTAATCACGTCGTGGCGCGCTTGGAGAACTTTCGTAAAATTAGTCCTCTACTATTAATTTAGGATTTTTAGGGTCTACAATTTGTTATTTTACACGGCCTGCACAAAGATCGCAATGTATGTATGCAATAAATCCTGCTAgtccacactctaaaaaaaagattggttaaaatgaccaatctgttggttaatatgtgtccgaccgataaaattggtcaaaagcAGCCACATTATTGGTTATAATCgaccaaaattttggttgatattgaccaattctatcggtcggacacatattaaccaaaAGATTGGTCAGTTTGACCAATACTTTTTAAGAGTGCAAGAgtcttcattcattttgattacACTATTGGTATAAGCAGTAACCTTCCATTTTTGTTTCGGCAAATGTCTGCATTTTGTAAAACCAGCGTTCTATTGACCTTTTGTGGTTTTCAGATTCGATTCACAGAAGTACCTCTGCTCGGCGGTCGGCCGTATAAATACCGTAAAATTTTGGGTGTTAATCTGTTCTCAATGacaatttacatttattttgttaacgTTTTGTGATGattcttattttgtttgtagCAGTTCACCGCATTGTTGTGTCACATAATCCATCACGTACTTCGTAGATTTGAGGGGTTTTTTACATGAACTTATACAAAATGCTTACGTGATAGCGCGCCATATAACGTGATTACTTGGGTAAACGTTGCTAGCCAATTCATCCAGggggcaagggggggggggagggaaaagaaaatgtaatataacatacaacattttgaaaatttcgtcaaaatttatcacaaaaatcgtGTTCAAAAAGTCAAAATTGTTGCTCGCTCCACTTGTTCGCAGCATTTTAGATGTTTCACTCAATAACCAGTGTCCGGCAGCGGCACCCTCCTCATTATTCTTTCGGAGGGAGACTCATGGCGCTGTCACGAATTATGAAATAAGTTAATCAATTAGACCAACAtatactgtaaaaactgtggtgttcaAACTGACACCAAtaggtgttaatagaggaccacaccctgaggtattacaattacaccctaaagattgaacgtaacaccaaatagtgtgaatgtaacaaccaaaggtgttgtaataacacctataggtgtaaaactaacaccaccaatttaacaccagtgtaaaataagtggtgtggtcctctacgtacaccggttaacaccacaatttttgctgtgtacccTTCTTGTATGCCCCTTCATTCAGAGCTGACGTCAGACGGGTACGAGCCTCATTTTCAGATCAACTACCTGTCTCACTTTCTTCTCATCTTACACCTGTTACCCATCTTGAAGAGCTCTGGCCCATGTGCTCGAGTCGTCTTGGTGTCGTCTCTGATGTATCGCTTTGCTAGCTGGAACGCCAGCGATCTCCAGTGTCTGAAGAATAGTGACAGGGGCAAACGATACGCTAACTCCAAGTTATACCAGGTACGGCTGTTATGTATAGCATTTATGATTATTGTTGCCTATTCCACGGCGCACTATAATTACCCCGGCTGCAGCTCTAGCTGCTAAacgcgcttggtgcattcaaagaattaatctTGCCGGGTACTCATTCACTtcaccttggttgagtgcagcacaatgttggtaaatttcttgctgaaggaaaacacgccatcgTTGGGGTTCGAACctacgtccctctgattgaaagacgaaagtcataaccactagaccatgcaAGACCTCACCACTTTCTAATgataaattttctaaaatatctatcaataattattaaagcggaatccaacccaaataaaaacttgtttttataaggaaaagaaaaatcagacaagttgataggtgaagttttgaacaatattggacaaacaacaagaaagttatgaattttttaaaagtggTAAATATTGGTGATCACTTTACcaatggagacttcaaattggccgcatatgtgatgtcatagtgatgtaaggcaaggactactcttccatggacttcaatacatattatgggtaaaatgtcctttttccccaattttttttttcaaattatatttttctttcatgaggatataaaacaatatactacctgggttgtatttagattactgccccgggggaatgggtacttaggagaaaatcacaaatccctgataataaagtacatggcctatgggaaagttgtccttgccccttgtcataatttactaacccagttgccaatttgaaatctacatagtattattGATTTCAGTTTTAAAGCAATTAAAACTTTCTTACTGCTTggccgatttctttcaaactttcaccattctgtttaatttatttttctccttcccaacacaactggttaaggccaaggctggattcctctttaatttcataaatataACACTCGTAGTGCTATAAATTATCCTTTATTCCCAAAATAATTCAAGagaatatcaatatattttaaagGTCCCATACTTTCGAATAATATCTCAATACacctagcaaaaaaaaaacgtttttaaAAGCTAGTGAAGTCCCATTTGTTGAATTTAGATACGTTTgatgcttttttttctctctctcttttatctttgttaaagtatattttctacttctttttcATTACCCGTTTGTATTCATTTGTTGATACTTTTAGTTTGTGAAAGGAAAGTACTATCTATTTGCTTTAAGTTTGTACATAAGGGTCAAACGTGTTTTACAAGGGTTCTGGCTATTTTTGTCTTTCCCATTCCCTAAAAATGTTCTTATCTTCTTATGTTTATCTGTGTAAGCCCTATAATACATTTacaatttcatgtacatgttgttttattgtgaatgaaaaaaaaaatgtgtctgTCACATCGGGGCCGGATCCTTCCCCCGGATCCGCCTAATATTTCATACCAAATTAATCATTCATGAAATCACTTCAAACTTAAATTTGTTCAAAACCCATTTGCTTACATCTTTGCGGATGTGCTttcaaattatcataaaaaaggcctgtattttttaatatgatatgaATACAGGTGATGCACATGTTCTCATTGGCTCAACGGTTGGAAGGCTCAGGGGTCGATGTATTTTCGCTGCATCCCGGTGTCGTCAAAACAGAACTCACAACCCGTGAGGGACAGAGTGTTCCGGGGCTAACGAAATTTTTCGTTCGCAACGGAGGAAGTAAGTCGATTACATATTTGGGAAAGCGCGTATGCGTGTTTGCATGGATCGGATGCGTGTGCCCTTTAAAGCAACAATgtcaggggcgtagatagcggggggatgggggggatgcatccccccagaattttaggtgggggggatggtgtgtacaatcatcccccccaggtttctgtgggggaagaagcaaaactatacagtaataaagcaatgaatgctagttaaaatcaatcaataataatagcagtaataatcataacgtacagcaatgacaaacatgatcaaaattggacttttattcagtgtcaatcatcttatatgcatttacaacttgcaagttttaagtaataacaactgtcttgcgtcgtcacatacatttaaggatcgttattcagagtttcaccaagtacatttccttataataattatgtatttgcaaaggagataagttcaaaatatttcattacagatttaataaagtgtcgcttaatcactccctttcagagcaattgctttcgtaacacattaacactgttcaaacgaattaataagaaattacctatacacatacactgacccttttccctgctggccatgtcctcaacccctactttgcaaaggaaaggtgaaaattttcagtctctaaggagcgaattagtaaatgaatgattttggaatgaaagtgcaaattttggatggcctcagtgatatccgaggtttttttcactcaatatttttgGCGCAATGcattttggaattacttataccagtgatttctgtacgtgcgcagtcttctaggtttgaaggttataaactgttacatttccttacctatgtttttatcataatcatcataacaaggtacataataagaaatgaatcgaaattataacaagttactatctatacagtttacttccgacaacccggtgaggtttatttcatttccatacttaattcaatcaagcctttgtaatcatggtaattttaaacagagtgtgcttatcattttccACAtgttttagtgtccg includes these proteins:
- the LOC121416646 gene encoding retinol dehydrogenase 12-like isoform X1, which codes for MGSQSSLPEVDLSDKTIVVTGANTGIGYETAKSLAQVGAKVILACRSEPKAQEAIERMKKEHTEEKADPNKQKIKIKVDDLSVEFMALDLGSLQSTMAFIEAYKNTGRPLHVLICNAGIMWGPEELTSDGYEPHFQINYLSHFLLILHLLPILKSSGPCARVVLVSSLMYRFASWNASDLQCLKNSDRGKRYANSKLYQVMHMFSLAQRLEGSGVDVFSLHPGVVKTELTTREGQSVPGLTKFFVRNGGKMIRTPFEGALTSLHAAADPAYDNKTALYFESSKPHSVNSTARYVT
- the LOC121416646 gene encoding retinol dehydrogenase 12-like isoform X2, with product MGSQSSLPEVDLSDKTIVVTGANTGIGYETAKSLAQVGAKVILACRSEPKAQEAIERMKKEHTEEKADPNKQKIKIKVDDLSVEFMALDLGSLQSTMAFIEAYKNTGRPLHVLICNAGIMWGPEELTSDGYEPHFQINYLSHFLLILHLLPILKSSGPCARVVLVSSLMYRFASWNASDLQCLKNSDRGKRYANSKLYQVMHMFSLAQRLEGSGVDVFSLHPGVVKTELTTREGQSVPGLTKFFVRNGGKMIRTPFEGALTSLHAAADPAYDNKTALYFESSKPHSVNSTARNKDKQEILWKYSLECLSDHITDEAMKVFTST